A genomic stretch from Enterobacter dykesii includes:
- a CDS encoding outer membrane lipoprotein carrier protein LolA, with protein sequence MKWWPLLALIVSPLVSAVTLDELQQRFTGQPVVRAHFEQVRTIKDMPQPLRSQGEMLIARDSGLLWDQKAPFPMTLLLDDKRMVQAINGQPPQTVTADNNPQMFQFNHLLRALFQADRRVLEENFRIDFKDLGAGRWSLVLTPKTTPLDKIFATLDLGGATYLETIRLNDKQGDRTDIALSRHQLTPASLTDDERQRFAAP encoded by the coding sequence ATGAAATGGTGGCCTTTGCTGGCGCTGATCGTCAGCCCGCTGGTCAGCGCCGTGACGCTGGATGAACTGCAGCAGCGTTTCACCGGGCAGCCCGTCGTGCGCGCGCACTTCGAACAGGTTCGCACCATAAAAGATATGCCGCAGCCGCTGCGCTCGCAGGGCGAGATGCTGATCGCCCGCGACAGCGGCCTGCTGTGGGATCAAAAAGCGCCGTTCCCGATGACGCTCCTGCTCGATGACAAGCGGATGGTGCAGGCGATTAACGGCCAGCCGCCGCAGACCGTCACCGCCGACAATAATCCGCAGATGTTCCAGTTCAACCATCTTCTGCGGGCCCTGTTCCAGGCCGACCGCAGGGTGCTTGAAGAGAACTTCCGCATCGATTTTAAAGACCTGGGCGCGGGCCGCTGGTCGCTGGTGCTTACGCCAAAAACGACACCGCTGGACAAAATCTTCGCCACCCTCGATCTGGGCGGCGCGACCTATCTGGAGACGATTCGTCTCAACGACAAACAGGGCGACCGTACCGATATCGCCCTTTCACGCCACCAACTGACGCCCGCCAGCCTGACCGATGACGAACGCCAACGCTTTGCCGCACCGTAA
- a CDS encoding MMPL family transporter — translation MTNANALPHRKSLRPALLWATLCLILLGVLLSLLPGARLNSSVLAMLPKQTLGAIPPALNDGFMQRLDRQLVWLVSPGKEPDPHVAQQWLTLLQSSDSLSEVKGPMDAAGQKAWGEFFWQHRNGLIDPATRARLQNGGEAQAQWILSQLYSAFSGVSGKELQNDPLMLMRGSQLALAQNGQKLRLMDGWLVTQDETGNYWYLLHGELAGSSFDMQQTHRLVTTLNALQERLKARYPQAQLLSRGTVFYSDYASQQAKRDVSTLGIATLLGVFLLIVAVFRSLRPLLLSVLSIAIGALAGTVVTLLLFGELHLMTLVMSMSIIGISADYTLYYLTERMVHGAEHSPWQSLAKVRNALLLALLTTVAAYLIMMLAPFPGIRQMAVFAAVGLSASCLTVIFWHPWLCRGLPVRPVPLMVIMLRWLAAWRRNKKLSVGLPVALALLSAVGMSTLRVDDDIAQLQALPKDILAQEKTITALTGQSVDQKWFVVHGASPQQTLERLEAFTPALAQAQKAGEIARWRTLPLNSLARQKSDLTLLREAAPAVTNVLKSAGLNAVSPNLDAMPVSVDAWLKSPASEGWRLLWLTLPDGESGVLVPVDGAKNSAYLGELAARHDGVVWVDRKASFDSLFALYRTLLTGLLFAALAVIACGAMLRLGWRKGLISLVPSVLSLSCGLAVLAATGHPVNLFSLLALVLVLGIGINYTLFFSNPRGTPLTSMLAITLAMMTTLLTLGMLVFSATQAISSFGIVLVSGIFTAFLLAPLAMPDKKERKRK, via the coding sequence ATGACGAACGCCAACGCTTTGCCGCACCGTAAATCCCTGCGCCCGGCGCTGCTGTGGGCCACGCTATGCCTGATTCTGCTGGGCGTGCTGCTGTCGCTGCTGCCCGGCGCGCGTCTGAACAGCAGCGTGCTGGCCATGCTGCCGAAGCAGACGCTGGGGGCGATCCCTCCGGCGCTCAACGACGGGTTTATGCAGCGTCTCGACCGCCAGCTGGTCTGGCTGGTCAGCCCCGGCAAAGAGCCCGATCCGCACGTGGCGCAGCAGTGGCTGACGCTGCTGCAAAGCAGCGATTCGCTCAGCGAGGTCAAAGGCCCGATGGACGCCGCCGGGCAAAAGGCCTGGGGAGAGTTCTTCTGGCAGCACCGAAATGGCCTGATCGATCCCGCCACCCGCGCCCGCCTGCAAAACGGCGGAGAAGCGCAGGCGCAGTGGATTTTATCTCAGCTCTATTCGGCCTTTTCCGGCGTCAGCGGCAAAGAGTTGCAAAACGATCCCCTGATGCTGATGCGCGGCTCCCAGCTCGCTCTGGCGCAAAACGGCCAGAAGCTGCGGCTGATGGACGGCTGGCTGGTCACACAGGATGAGACGGGAAACTACTGGTATCTGCTGCACGGCGAGCTGGCGGGCTCGTCATTTGATATGCAGCAGACCCACCGGCTCGTGACGACGCTTAACGCGCTGCAGGAGAGGCTAAAAGCGCGTTACCCGCAGGCGCAGCTGCTTTCGCGCGGGACCGTGTTCTACAGCGATTACGCCAGCCAGCAGGCCAAACGCGACGTTTCGACGCTGGGCATCGCCACCCTGCTTGGCGTGTTCCTGCTCATCGTGGCGGTGTTCCGCTCTTTGCGTCCGCTGCTGCTGAGCGTGCTCTCGATTGCCATCGGCGCGCTGGCGGGCACGGTGGTGACGCTGCTGCTCTTTGGCGAGCTGCATCTGATGACGCTGGTGATGAGCATGAGCATCATCGGTATTTCAGCCGACTACACGCTCTACTACCTGACCGAACGGATGGTGCACGGCGCGGAGCATTCCCCCTGGCAAAGCCTGGCGAAAGTACGCAATGCGCTGCTGCTGGCGCTGCTGACGACCGTCGCCGCCTACCTGATTATGATGCTGGCCCCCTTCCCCGGGATCCGCCAGATGGCGGTGTTCGCCGCAGTGGGGCTGAGCGCCTCCTGCCTGACGGTGATTTTCTGGCATCCGTGGCTGTGCCGGGGTTTACCGGTGCGCCCGGTTCCGCTGATGGTTATCATGCTGCGCTGGCTGGCCGCCTGGCGACGCAATAAAAAACTGTCCGTTGGTTTGCCCGTCGCGCTGGCGCTGCTCTCCGCCGTGGGGATGAGCACCCTGAGGGTGGACGACGACATCGCCCAGCTGCAGGCCCTGCCGAAAGATATTCTGGCGCAGGAGAAAACCATTACCGCCCTGACCGGACAGAGCGTCGATCAGAAATGGTTTGTGGTTCATGGCGCCTCGCCTCAGCAAACGCTGGAGCGGCTGGAAGCCTTTACCCCGGCGCTGGCACAGGCGCAGAAAGCCGGAGAGATCGCCCGCTGGCGTACGCTGCCGCTGAACTCGCTGGCCCGCCAGAAAAGCGATCTTACGCTGCTGCGCGAGGCTGCTCCTGCGGTAACGAACGTGCTGAAAAGCGCCGGGCTCAACGCCGTATCGCCGAATCTCGACGCCATGCCGGTCAGCGTGGACGCGTGGCTTAAAAGCCCGGCCAGCGAAGGCTGGCGCCTGCTCTGGCTGACCCTGCCCGACGGGGAAAGCGGCGTGCTCGTGCCGGTGGACGGCGCGAAAAACAGCGCTTACCTCGGTGAACTGGCCGCGCGCCATGACGGCGTCGTCTGGGTCGATCGCAAAGCCAGCTTTGACAGCCTGTTTGCTCTCTACCGCACGCTGCTGACGGGGCTACTGTTTGCCGCGCTGGCAGTGATTGCCTGCGGGGCGATGCTGCGCCTCGGCTGGCGTAAAGGGCTGATAAGCCTGGTGCCGTCCGTACTGTCGCTGAGCTGCGGGCTGGCGGTACTGGCCGCAACGGGCCACCCGGTGAATCTGTTCTCACTGCTGGCGCTGGTACTGGTGCTCGGCATTGGCATTAACTACACGCTGTTTTTCAGCAACCCGCGCGGTACGCCGCTGACCTCCATGCTGGCGATTACGCTGGCCATGATGACCACGCTGCTCACGCTGGGCATGCTCGTCTTCAGCGCCACCCAGGCCATCAGCAGCTTTGGTATCGTGCTGGTAAGCGGTATTTTTACCGCCTTCCTGCTGGCGCCGCTGGCGATGCCGGATAAGAAAGAGAGAAAACGTAAATGA
- a CDS encoding DUF3261 domain-containing protein → MNAFYRAVALTAALLLAGCSHSTDTKETRPQAWLQPGTKVTLPPPGISPAVSSQQLLTGSFNGQTQSLLVMLNADAHKVTLAGLSSVGIRLFLATYDETGIHTEQSIVVPQLPPASQVLADVMLSHWPISAWQPQLPKGWTLTDNGDRRELRNASGKLVTEIVYLQRKGKREPISIEQHVFKYHITIQYLGD, encoded by the coding sequence ATGAACGCTTTTTACCGAGCCGTCGCGCTAACCGCGGCGCTGTTGCTGGCAGGCTGCAGCCATTCGACCGATACCAAAGAGACGCGGCCTCAGGCCTGGCTCCAGCCGGGCACCAAAGTTACGCTGCCGCCGCCCGGCATCAGCCCGGCGGTAAGCTCCCAGCAGCTGCTGACCGGCAGCTTTAACGGACAAACGCAGTCTTTGCTGGTGATGCTCAACGCGGATGCGCATAAGGTGACGCTGGCCGGGCTCTCTTCCGTGGGCATTCGTCTGTTCCTGGCAACGTACGATGAGACCGGTATTCATACCGAACAGTCGATCGTCGTGCCGCAGCTGCCGCCCGCCAGCCAGGTGCTGGCCGACGTGATGCTCAGCCACTGGCCGATTAGCGCCTGGCAGCCGCAGTTGCCGAAGGGCTGGACGCTAACGGACAATGGCGATCGACGCGAGCTACGTAACGCCAGCGGCAAGCTGGTGACGGAGATTGTCTACCTGCAGCGCAAAGGCAAGCGCGAGCCGATCAGCATCGAGCAACACGTATTCAAATACCACATCACCATTCAATATCTGGGTGACTGA
- a CDS encoding beta-ketoacyl-[acyl-carrier-protein] synthase family protein: protein MIYISAVGMVNALGNSPDEIAANLVAGVAPGMHARTGWLQNLPEAVLGGVEGELPPVPDAFSAHRTRNNQLLLAALAQIQPAVNEAIARVGRDRVAVVLGTSTSGLDEGDEHVRRMTDGEASTRWQYPQQELGDPSRFLANWLQLEGPAYTISTACSSSARAMIGGKRLIEAGLVDIAIVGGADTLSRMPVNGFNSLESFSPTLCEPFGRDRRGITIGEAAALMVLSREPADVALLGTGESSDAYHISAPHPQGEGAIRAITQALNEAGMQPQDIGYINLHGTATPLNDQIESQVVHDLFGESVPCSSTKHLTGHTLGAAGITEAALSWLMLTRDLPLPPQDFARYAPDDTLAPCGLLHQRTALKKPVILSNSFAFGGNNASILLGRAS, encoded by the coding sequence ATGATCTATATTTCCGCTGTTGGCATGGTCAACGCGCTGGGCAACTCGCCTGACGAGATTGCCGCGAATCTGGTGGCAGGCGTCGCGCCGGGTATGCACGCCCGGACCGGCTGGCTGCAGAATTTACCCGAAGCCGTTCTGGGCGGCGTGGAAGGCGAGCTGCCGCCCGTCCCGGACGCCTTCTCCGCACACCGCACCCGCAATAACCAGCTGCTGCTGGCCGCGCTGGCGCAGATTCAGCCCGCCGTTAACGAGGCCATCGCCCGCGTCGGTCGCGACCGCGTGGCCGTGGTGCTGGGGACCAGCACCTCCGGGCTGGATGAGGGCGATGAGCACGTCAGGCGCATGACCGACGGCGAGGCCAGCACGCGCTGGCAGTATCCGCAGCAGGAGCTTGGCGATCCGTCCCGCTTCCTCGCCAACTGGCTTCAGCTCGAAGGCCCGGCCTACACGATCTCCACGGCCTGCTCCTCCAGCGCGCGGGCGATGATCGGCGGCAAACGTCTGATTGAAGCCGGGCTGGTGGACATCGCCATTGTCGGCGGGGCCGATACCCTGAGCCGGATGCCCGTCAACGGTTTTAACAGCCTTGAATCCTTCTCCCCCACGCTCTGCGAGCCGTTTGGTCGCGACCGCCGGGGGATCACCATCGGTGAAGCCGCCGCGCTGATGGTATTGAGCAGGGAGCCCGCCGACGTGGCGCTGCTCGGGACGGGCGAATCCAGCGATGCATACCATATTTCCGCTCCGCATCCGCAGGGCGAAGGGGCGATAAGGGCTATTACTCAGGCGCTTAACGAAGCGGGTATGCAGCCGCAAGATATCGGCTACATCAACCTGCACGGCACGGCCACGCCGCTCAACGATCAGATTGAATCGCAGGTAGTTCACGATCTCTTCGGGGAAAGCGTGCCGTGTAGCTCAACCAAACACCTTACCGGCCACACGCTGGGCGCCGCCGGTATTACCGAAGCGGCCCTGAGCTGGCTGATGCTGACGCGCGACCTGCCGTTGCCGCCGCAGGACTTCGCCCGCTACGCGCCGGACGACACGCTGGCGCCGTGCGGCCTGCTGCACCAGCGCACCGCTCTGAAAAAGCCGGTCATTTTGTCTAACTCGTTCGCGTTTGGCGGTAACAACGCCAGCATTCTGCTGGGGAGAGCCTCATGA
- a CDS encoding 3-hydroxy-fatty acyl-ACP dehydratase produces MSYLSPEAYLPHEAPMMLLGSVENVSDDTAVCRVAVNGQSVLAPFLNADGDLPGWYALELMAQTVGVWSGWHRQQQGQDHIALGMVLGARELICASGRFAAGLTLDITVKLLMQDERFGSFECAISANEETLATGRVNTFQPSAEELTSLFNQGSNA; encoded by the coding sequence ATGAGCTACTTATCACCCGAAGCCTATTTGCCACACGAGGCGCCGATGATGCTGCTGGGGTCCGTTGAGAACGTTTCGGACGACACGGCGGTCTGCCGCGTGGCCGTCAACGGGCAAAGCGTGCTGGCGCCGTTTCTCAATGCCGATGGCGACCTGCCGGGCTGGTACGCGCTCGAGCTGATGGCGCAAACCGTCGGCGTCTGGTCAGGCTGGCATCGCCAGCAGCAGGGGCAGGATCATATCGCGCTGGGCATGGTGCTCGGCGCGCGCGAGCTGATCTGCGCCAGCGGGCGTTTCGCCGCGGGCCTGACGCTGGATATTACCGTTAAGCTGCTGATGCAGGACGAACGCTTCGGCAGCTTTGAATGCGCGATTTCCGCTAATGAAGAGACGCTGGCCACGGGCCGGGTCAATACCTTCCAGCCGAGCGCAGAAGAATTAACATCGCTTTTTAATCAGGGATCTAACGCATGA
- a CDS encoding 3-ketoacyl-ACP reductase FabG2 yields the protein MSRSVLVTGASKGIGRAIARQLAADGFTVGVHYHRDAAGAQETLDAITQAGGNGRLLAFDVGNREQCREVLEQEIEAHGAWYGVVSNAGITRDGAFPALSEDDWDSVIHTNLDSFYNVIHPCIMPMIGTRKGGRIITLSSVSGVMGNRGQVNYSAAKAGIIGATKALAIELAKRKITVNCIAPGLIDTGMIEMEEAALKEAMSIIPMKRMGQAEEVAGLASYLMSDIAGYVTRQVISINGGML from the coding sequence ATGAGTCGTTCCGTACTGGTCACAGGGGCCAGCAAAGGCATAGGGCGCGCCATCGCCCGCCAGCTTGCCGCCGACGGGTTTACCGTAGGCGTGCATTACCATCGTGATGCCGCAGGCGCGCAGGAGACGCTGGACGCCATCACGCAGGCGGGTGGCAACGGTCGTTTACTCGCCTTTGATGTGGGCAACCGCGAACAGTGCCGCGAGGTGCTGGAGCAGGAGATTGAAGCCCATGGCGCATGGTATGGCGTGGTCAGCAACGCCGGAATTACCCGCGACGGCGCCTTTCCGGCGCTGAGCGAAGACGACTGGGACAGCGTGATCCACACCAATCTCGACAGTTTTTATAACGTCATTCACCCCTGCATTATGCCGATGATTGGCACCCGTAAAGGGGGGCGCATTATCACCTTATCGTCCGTGTCCGGCGTGATGGGCAACCGCGGACAGGTGAACTACAGCGCGGCCAAAGCGGGCATTATCGGCGCCACCAAAGCGCTGGCGATTGAGCTGGCAAAACGCAAAATCACCGTCAACTGCATTGCCCCGGGGCTGATTGATACCGGCATGATTGAGATGGAAGAAGCCGCGCTGAAGGAAGCCATGTCCATCATCCCAATGAAACGTATGGGCCAGGCTGAGGAGGTCGCCGGGCTGGCAAGCTATCTGATGTCAGATATTGCGGGCTACGTTACCCGCCAGGTCATTTCCATTAACGGAGGCATGCTATGA
- a CDS encoding beta-ketoacyl-ACP synthase, with translation MTRRVVITGMGGVTAFGESWQSVSSRLLAYENAVRKMPEWQVYDGLHTLLGAPIDDFTLPEHYTRKRIRAMGRVSLMSTRATELALEQAGLIGEAVLTNGQTGIAYGSSTGSTGPVSEFATMLTEKHTNNITGTTYVQMMPHTTAVNTGLFFGLRGRVIPTSSACTSGSQAIGYAWEAIRHGYQTVMVAGGAEELCPSEAAVFDTLFATSQRNDAPKHTPSPFDTQRDGLVIGEGAGTLILEELEHARARGATIYGEIVGFATNCDAAHITQPQRETMQICMEQSLAMAGLNARDMGYISAHGTATDRGDIAESLATAAIYGDSVPVSSLKSYFGHTLGACGALEAWMSLQMMREGWFAPTLNLTQPDEQCGALDYIMGEARQIDCEYLQSNNFAFGGINTSIIIKRWA, from the coding sequence ATGACGCGTCGCGTGGTGATTACGGGCATGGGCGGCGTGACCGCCTTTGGCGAAAGCTGGCAATCCGTTTCCAGCAGGCTGCTGGCGTATGAAAACGCGGTGCGTAAAATGCCGGAATGGCAGGTGTATGATGGCCTGCATACCCTTCTGGGCGCACCGATCGATGATTTCACGCTGCCGGAACACTATACCCGCAAGCGTATTCGCGCCATGGGCCGGGTATCGTTGATGTCGACCCGCGCCACCGAGCTGGCGCTGGAGCAGGCGGGCCTGATTGGCGAAGCGGTGCTCACCAACGGTCAAACCGGTATCGCCTACGGTTCTTCGACTGGCAGTACCGGGCCCGTCAGCGAATTCGCGACCATGCTCACCGAAAAGCACACCAATAACATCACTGGGACAACCTACGTCCAGATGATGCCGCACACCACGGCGGTGAATACCGGCCTGTTCTTTGGACTACGCGGCCGCGTCATCCCGACCTCAAGCGCCTGTACCTCCGGCAGCCAGGCGATTGGCTACGCCTGGGAGGCCATTCGCCACGGGTATCAGACCGTCATGGTCGCGGGGGGCGCTGAGGAGCTGTGTCCGTCTGAAGCGGCGGTATTTGATACGCTCTTCGCCACCAGCCAGCGCAATGACGCGCCTAAACATACCCCGTCGCCATTTGATACGCAGCGCGATGGTCTGGTGATTGGAGAAGGCGCAGGCACCCTGATTCTGGAAGAGCTGGAGCACGCCAGAGCGCGCGGGGCCACGATCTACGGCGAAATCGTGGGCTTTGCCACCAACTGCGACGCGGCCCATATCACTCAGCCTCAGCGTGAAACCATGCAGATTTGCATGGAGCAGTCGCTGGCCATGGCGGGATTAAACGCCCGGGATATGGGGTATATCTCCGCGCACGGTACCGCCACCGATCGCGGTGATATCGCCGAAAGCCTGGCCACCGCCGCTATCTACGGTGACAGCGTGCCGGTTTCCTCGCTGAAGAGCTATTTTGGCCATACGCTGGGTGCCTGCGGCGCGCTGGAAGCGTGGATGAGCCTGCAGATGATGCGTGAAGGCTGGTTTGCCCCGACGCTCAATTTAACGCAGCCGGATGAGCAATGCGGTGCTTTGGATTATATTATGGGAGAAGCCCGCCAGATTGACTGCGAGTATTTGCAGAGCAACAACTTCGCGTTTGGCGGCATCAACACCTCGATCATCATTAAACGCTGGGCGTAA
- the acpT gene encoding 4'-phosphopantetheinyl transferase AcpT: protein MYQFVLGKISTLCADPLASALADRAPQGARQASWLAGRTLLARTLSPHPLPDIIYGEQGKPAFAKGHPLWFNLSHSGDDIALLMSDEGEVGCDIEVIRPRKNWQALANAVFSMTEHDELEREAPEERLSAFWRIWTRKEAIVKQRGGSAWQIVSIDSTARTHAVSQLQVGSLSLAVCTATPYTLTHESIIHVGTCGAEKSPAHPE from the coding sequence ATGTACCAGTTTGTACTGGGAAAAATCTCCACCCTTTGCGCGGACCCGCTGGCGTCAGCGCTCGCAGACAGGGCGCCTCAGGGTGCCCGACAGGCCTCCTGGCTGGCCGGGAGGACGCTGCTCGCCAGAACGTTATCCCCTCACCCGCTCCCCGACATCATTTACGGCGAGCAGGGGAAACCGGCCTTTGCGAAGGGTCATCCGCTGTGGTTCAACCTGAGCCACAGCGGTGACGATATCGCCCTGCTGATGAGCGATGAAGGTGAAGTCGGCTGCGATATCGAAGTGATTCGCCCGAGAAAGAACTGGCAGGCGCTGGCTAATGCGGTATTCAGCATGACGGAGCATGACGAGCTGGAGCGAGAAGCGCCCGAGGAACGGCTTTCCGCCTTCTGGCGTATCTGGACGCGGAAAGAAGCGATTGTAAAACAGCGTGGCGGCAGCGCCTGGCAGATTGTCAGCATCGACAGCACGGCGCGGACGCACGCGGTCAGCCAGCTACAGGTCGGCTCCCTGAGCCTTGCCGTCTGCACAGCAACCCCTTATACCCTGACCCACGAGTCGATTATTCACGTTGGGACGTGCGGGGCAGAAAAATCACCAGCACACCCAGAATAA